A region of Cataglyphis hispanica isolate Lineage 1 chromosome 8, ULB_Chis1_1.0, whole genome shotgun sequence DNA encodes the following proteins:
- the LOC126851292 gene encoding leucine-rich melanocyte differentiation-associated protein-like isoform X1 — translation MGQSESTNRSGISNEIKRSLKVKEEEEYAMTCLGTYVFVDKHCRQSTTNDSSAKQIDSLSLAYEDLFTMPYNIIQDYGLIIKHLDISHNVFSRNLQFLSEFDNLRSLNLDNNKIDDITVFPHMPNLELLWLNHNLIKNLYPFIKNLHKSIPNLKYLSLMGNEAAPSYLNGGNFFEYLQYRLFVLSWFPNLIHLDDRIVNDEQLLEAKRLFKRPLFKVELPECIKDLHNKMNIFSKPSMPDKQKISRGTNLII, via the exons GTCAGGCATTAGCAATGAGATAAAACGTTCCCTGAAAGtgaaagaggaggaagaatATGCCATGACTTGTCTAGGGACGTATGTATTTGTAGATAAACATTGTAGACAATCAACTACAAATGATTCATCTGCGAAGCAAATTGATTCTCTGTCACTTGCATATGAAGATCTATTCACCATGCCTTATAACATCATACAGGATTAtggtttaattataaaacatttagatATCAGTCACAATGTATTCAGTAG gaatttacaatttttatcagaatttgACAACTTGAGATCTCTCAACTTGGACAACAATAAAATAGATGATATTACTGTGTTCCCACATATGCCAAATCTTGAACTTCTTTGGTTAAATCATAacctcattaaaaatttatatccctTTATTAAGAACCTTCATAAGAGTATAccaaatcttaaatatttatctcttatgGGAAATGAGGCAGCACCTAGTTATCTTAACGGTGgaaatttctttgaatatCTTCAATACAG gttATTTGTCCTATCTTGGTTTCCAAACTTGATACACTTGGATGACAGAATAGTGAATGACGAGCAGCTACTAGAGGCCAAGAGACTATTCAAACGACCATTGTTTAAAGTAGAACTGCCAGAATGCATTAAAGacttacataataaaatgaatatcttTTCCAAGCCATCAATGCctgataaacaaaaaatatcaaggggaacaaatcttattatttaa
- the LOC126851292 gene encoding leucine-rich melanocyte differentiation-associated protein-like isoform X3: MTCLGTYVFVDKHCRQSTTNDSSAKQIDSLSLAYEDLFTMPYNIIQDYGLIIKHLDISHNVFSRNLQFLSEFDNLRSLNLDNNKIDDITVFPHMPNLELLWLNHNLIKNLYPFIKNLHKSIPNLKYLSLMGNEAAPSYLNGGNFFEYLQYRLFVLSWFPNLIHLDDRIVNDEQLLEAKRLFKRPLFKVELPECIKDLHNKMNIFSKPSMPDKQKISRGTNLII; the protein is encoded by the exons ATGACTTGTCTAGGGACGTATGTATTTGTAGATAAACATTGTAGACAATCAACTACAAATGATTCATCTGCGAAGCAAATTGATTCTCTGTCACTTGCATATGAAGATCTATTCACCATGCCTTATAACATCATACAGGATTAtggtttaattataaaacatttagatATCAGTCACAATGTATTCAGTAG gaatttacaatttttatcagaatttgACAACTTGAGATCTCTCAACTTGGACAACAATAAAATAGATGATATTACTGTGTTCCCACATATGCCAAATCTTGAACTTCTTTGGTTAAATCATAacctcattaaaaatttatatccctTTATTAAGAACCTTCATAAGAGTATAccaaatcttaaatatttatctcttatgGGAAATGAGGCAGCACCTAGTTATCTTAACGGTGgaaatttctttgaatatCTTCAATACAG gttATTTGTCCTATCTTGGTTTCCAAACTTGATACACTTGGATGACAGAATAGTGAATGACGAGCAGCTACTAGAGGCCAAGAGACTATTCAAACGACCATTGTTTAAAGTAGAACTGCCAGAATGCATTAAAGacttacataataaaatgaatatcttTTCCAAGCCATCAATGCctgataaacaaaaaatatcaaggggaacaaatcttattatttaa
- the LOC126851292 gene encoding leucine-rich melanocyte differentiation-associated protein-like isoform X2, with the protein MSGISNEIKRSLKVKEEEEYAMTCLGTYVFVDKHCRQSTTNDSSAKQIDSLSLAYEDLFTMPYNIIQDYGLIIKHLDISHNVFSRNLQFLSEFDNLRSLNLDNNKIDDITVFPHMPNLELLWLNHNLIKNLYPFIKNLHKSIPNLKYLSLMGNEAAPSYLNGGNFFEYLQYRLFVLSWFPNLIHLDDRIVNDEQLLEAKRLFKRPLFKVELPECIKDLHNKMNIFSKPSMPDKQKISRGTNLII; encoded by the exons GTCAGGCATTAGCAATGAGATAAAACGTTCCCTGAAAGtgaaagaggaggaagaatATGCCATGACTTGTCTAGGGACGTATGTATTTGTAGATAAACATTGTAGACAATCAACTACAAATGATTCATCTGCGAAGCAAATTGATTCTCTGTCACTTGCATATGAAGATCTATTCACCATGCCTTATAACATCATACAGGATTAtggtttaattataaaacatttagatATCAGTCACAATGTATTCAGTAG gaatttacaatttttatcagaatttgACAACTTGAGATCTCTCAACTTGGACAACAATAAAATAGATGATATTACTGTGTTCCCACATATGCCAAATCTTGAACTTCTTTGGTTAAATCATAacctcattaaaaatttatatccctTTATTAAGAACCTTCATAAGAGTATAccaaatcttaaatatttatctcttatgGGAAATGAGGCAGCACCTAGTTATCTTAACGGTGgaaatttctttgaatatCTTCAATACAG gttATTTGTCCTATCTTGGTTTCCAAACTTGATACACTTGGATGACAGAATAGTGAATGACGAGCAGCTACTAGAGGCCAAGAGACTATTCAAACGACCATTGTTTAAAGTAGAACTGCCAGAATGCATTAAAGacttacataataaaatgaatatcttTTCCAAGCCATCAATGCctgataaacaaaaaatatcaaggggaacaaatcttattatttaa